AGTACACTAAACTGACTTTCTGCCCCGCCAGACTTTTATACTTTTTAGTGCGCTTGTACTTAAATGGGACTTGATAGCCTTTTAGCATTAACGTTTGAATAAACCACTCTCCCTGCTCTCTTTGAGTATGAGATTCAACCGTTAACCCTTCGCTGTGGATCAATTTGTCGTGCTTTTTAAGTAGTTCTTCTGCTTGTGGTTTCATCGTTATTGAATATTTTACTAGGTTACTGTGTTACTCAATTTATGTTGCTCGGCGCACTTAAGCCAGTTTTTTCACTTGAGCCAAGACATGTTCAAAACGAATATGCTGACATGTGGCAAACCCTGTTAGCTGGCGTACTTTAGCCCTCGAATATCTTGGCATCACCATGCCAATCAGGAATTTAGTTTTGGTATAAGCATCGGGCGCACTAAAGCCTTTATCCTGGGCTAACTGGCAAAATTCGTCGATATAACCCTTGATGATTTGATCGTTCAACACAGCTGATTGCTGAGTTTCAGGCAACACTTGAGCATTACCCAGACACACGCTACAACGCCCGCATTGTACCGCTGCGTTATGATCATCAAAATACTGTGCTAGGCGATAACTGATACATTGGTCAGTTTCGAAAAACGCGACCAACGCATGGATGCGAGCGATTTCTTTGTGCTCGGTATCAGCAAAATACGCAGTTAACTCATCGACTAAATTGTTTTCGGCGAGTAACTGCTGATTCACCTTATAGACCTGGGTGATTTTTTTAGTCTCTAGGCTAATCATATTTTTTTCAGATAAATACTCTAGCGCGGCTACCACGCGAGAGCGCTCGTGACCAAAGGTTTGTTGCAGTGCATTAAAGTCTAACTGTCCCCAGATTTTCTTAAATGCTGTGAACTCAAATATTTGTTTTAAGAATTGCTGGCGTTCGGCATTAAATTTAGCCAAGATCTCAGATTCGCTTAGCTCAAACTTATACTTAAAATCGGCGAAATAGGCGTAACTGGCCTGAAGCACGCCGCGAATTTCCAACTGAACCAACAAGGTTTTTAATGTTAAAAGTCGGATATTGGTTTGGCTAGAAATAGCGCTTTCTTGCATTTCCCAAACGCCAGAATCAACATTATGATGAATTATTTTGATTAGTTCAGCTATATCATCTTTCTGAGGTGTATCACCATAAACAAAATTCTCAATGGTATTAATGCCATCTTTGTTAGCAAGCGTAATACACTGTGAATCTTTACCATCACGCCCTGCTCTGCCGATTTCCTGACTATAATTTTCAATGGACTTAGGCAGGTCATAATGAATAACAAAACGAATATCACTTTTGTCTACACCCATACCAAATGCGATGGTTGCAACAATTATATTCACAGCACCTGACATAAAATCATCTTGAATTTGTTCACGCTGCGACGTATCCAGGCCTGCGTGGTATGCCTGAGCCTCAATGCCATTACTCGTTAAAAAACTCGCAAGATCTTCAGCGCTTTGCTGCAACGTCACGTACACAATACCGGCATTACCTTGTTGCTGATGAGGTGTAATTGAAGCCAGTAATTGCTGACGCTTGTGATGTTCAGGTGTTGCCATGACTTGCAGGTGCAGATTGCTGCGCTCAAATCCAGTTTGCACTATGCACTGTTCATTTATGCCAAATTTGGCAGCCATATCAAGTTTAACTTGTCTTTTGGCCGTTGCTGTTAACAATAAAACCTGAGCAATATTAAACTCTGTACGGATTTGCGGCAGCTTTAGATAGTCAGGTCTAAAATTATGTCCCCACTCAGAAATACAGTGCGCTTCATCAACCACTAACATCGAAATCGCAATAGAGCTAAGAAAACGCCTAAATCGTTCATTTTTAAATCGCTCTACTGACACCATCAAAATTTTAATTTGCCCTTCTCTAACCCCTTGCATGACATCTTTGGTCTGCTCAAACGTTAAGGTTGAGTCAATACTCGCGGCACTAACCCCTTTGCTCGCTAAAAACGCCAGTTGATCTTTCATCAGCGCAAGCAGCGGCGAAACTACCAAGGTGACATTAGGTAAACATAAAGCACTGAATTGATAACAAAGTGATTTGCCTGAACCTGTTGGGAATATTGCCAGTGAAGATTGCCCTGCGAGCAAGTGTTGGATAACCTGCTTTTGACCAAGATTAAACTGGCTGAAGCCAAACCACTGCTGCAGCTGCGACTCAAGATGAAGGTTATCTGGTTGATTGAAAGTGTTATTTGACATGTTGAGCATACTCCCTTGCCTCAAGTAAAAAGTAAGCTGCTAGGTAATAGCAGCTTAACGAGTGAGTATAACCACTGCTCAATTTAAGCTTTACGGGCAATATACTGATTGATCATCTTAGTGAGCATATCTTCAAAACCATCGATGACGTTATCTAGCTCTATAGTTAGCATGCTCAAGTATTTTTGCGCTTGTTGTTCAGTGAGACTTTTGCCATTTAGCGTAAACTGAATTTCAGGTTTTGATTTATCAAACCTAGGCACAACCTGCCATTTGTAGTGAACATTGCCTTTCGCTGCCAGCGCTTTTTGAACCAAAAGGCAAAATGCTTCAATATGATCAACACCATCCGGCCCTAAACACCCAGGTTCAAGCCGATACAAGATGGTAAGTTGCTTAACTGCTTCATTTGCCATGGTCTAATTATTCTCGTAATTCTTCTTTTTACTCAATCTTACGCAATCTTATATAAGTACCACTAACTTCTACTGGCAGCCTTTTTAACCGCATCGTTAAAGTTATTGATGTATAGCTCAATTGGCTTGATTATCTCTTTTTGCCTGCGGTTACGCCCAAGCAATGAAGATTCTACAAATAAATCAAACCAAGCCGTCAACGCCGCACCATTTTCTCGCTCACCAGCGGCTTCGAGCGCAAGCGCTGCAACCTCGGCAGTACCGAGTTGGAACTCATGGCTTCCTTTACGTAGCGCATAGGTAGCAAGTTGCGATGGCGCGATAGAAAGTACACTAAGTGTATGCAAATACGGGCTTTTACGAAACATCTTAATCGCTTGACGCCAGCTGCCATCCAAAAACACCAATAACGGCTTTTTATCTGGCGCTAAAACGCTTGCATCTATTTGGTTATAAATCGCCTGCTGTGACCCGATATACTGCTCTGGGAACACCAAAAACACCTGATATTGCGGATCGGCAAGTTGCGCTAGCATGTCAGGGTTTGGCTCTGTGCGCGACCACAAATATGCCGAAGTATTAGGAATAAGATCGGCAATCAAGCGACCACTATTTGTCGGTTTTAGCACTTCATCGTCGTACATAATTAGCATGACACTAATATTAGTGGACAAGAACTTACGATGCTCGCAGGTACAAAATTGCACGCCAAGTAGGCATTTAGGGCAGCGTATTAACTTTTTACCACGCGCAGTAAACGGCTTAGTTGATAACGCCTTGCGATAATTATAAAGCCTGTGCACAGCATGCACAGGCTCTTTAATTGCAGGAGACGTTTTTAGCAGCTGCTCTACAACGTCTACTTGAGGTGGTTTATTGGAGCTACGCATTAGAGGATACGGCGTAGTAAAAAGTCAGCTTTTATGCGTCGAATACGATTCATGATCTTCTTCACTGGCGCTGGATAGTTTTGCAAGGTATCTATCTGACTGTAATGGAACAATCGTTGAGTATGCTCAAGAATATGCGCTTGCTCTTGCTTGAACTGCTCTTTCCACACACCTGACTCATCATGCACCATCAGGCCATTTTCTAGATCTAACGCCCAGGCTCTCGGGTTAAGATTAGAGCCGGTGATCAGATGTGTTTTGTCATCGGCGCTGATCCCTTTAAGGTGATAGCTATTGATGTCGTGACGCCACAAATGAATATTGAGCTGACCATTTTCAATCGCCCACTGCTGACGCTTAGCAAATTTACGTAACATCTGCTCATACATATATGGCAATGCACCGATGGTAGAAAACGGTTTTTCTGGCGGAATATAAAAATCGTTAGCCGTTTTATCACCAACCACAATATCTATCTTCTTACCGTCTCTTAAATGTTTTGAAAGTGCTCGGTTAAGTGCTCTCGGTGGGTTGAAGTAAGGGTACAGATAAATAAATGATCTTCAGACTGATTCACGATGTTAACTACGGCATCATTAAGTTTGTTTTTCTTTGGCCCAAGGCCAACAATCGGCGTGATCCGGTTGCCAATACGCGTAGCTTCAAACTCATATTGCGCTTTTGATAAGCGATGTTTAAAACTACGGATCGTTTGTTTATCAGGCAAGACTTCGGTGTCAGCAGACTGAGTTAACGAAGTGACTGCAGGATCAGACAGAATGTAACGCTTGATCATATCATTCATCGACTTGGCTAATTCTGCTGATTCCACCATGTGATAACGATCGAAACGGTATTTGTCACCTTGTTGCAGGTAAATATTGTTAAGACTCGCACCACTAAAGATCACAGTATCGTCAATGATGAATCCTTTTAGGTGCAACACGCCCATGAACTCACGTGATTTAACCGGTACACCAACAATATTAATTGGGTGAGCAGCAGCGTCATTTAGCTTGCGATAAAGGATATAATTGCCACTATCGCCTTTGTGGCCTATTAGTCCACGACGAGCGCGGTGAAAGTCCACCAGCACATTAACCTCAAGCAGAGGGTTATTCGCTTTCGCTGCATAAAGTGCGTGTAATACTTCGCGGCCCGCTTCATCATCTTCGACATACAAAGCAGAGATAGAGATTGAATGCTTAGCCTGCTGGATTTTATCCAGCAGCGTCTGCTTGAAATTCTTCGGGTAAGTAACCAGCTTAATGCATCAGCATTAACTGCAATTCCACCTAGCTTATTCAGCAAGGCATCCTCCTTAACTTGCACATTGAGTCTCGCAAGGTATCAAAGATGATACTTTTAAAAGGCGAATTACTCGAAAACAACCACGCAAAATACAAGCAATAAACGGAATTTGTTTAGTTGCTAATTGCTGTTGGTGCACTAATAAATATTATTAAATCAATTTTGAGTTACAACCTACTCATATAGCAAGGCGTGGACAAGTAATTTCTGACATCAAACTGCAATATTTTGTTTTTTGTCGCCTTTTTATACAGTATTGCTATGTTAACTAACATTTATGGCAAGTCTTGATTGCATTGGTTACCATCTTAGGTAATTTTACATTTCAGGCTCATTCTTGTGGTTAAGCAATCTAAGGTACTAACTCCAGCATCCCGCCCTGCCTTTATAATCCATAAAGCAGTGGCTATTTTCACCACAGCATTGCTGCTAGCCACTCCCACAGCCAAGGCTAGTAGCCCTGTAAAAACTGTCGATGCTAAGCCGCTCGGCGCAGATAAACTTGAGTTGGCAAGCCTAACTAAAACCGATAATTTATCTAAGCGGTTACAAGCTGTAGTTGAGTCATATACCAGTGCTTCGAGCAGCCACGTAAGCGCGCTAATTTGGCATCCAGAGTCAAATCAGACACTAGTGAGCTATCAAAGCAAGCACATAATGCAACCTGCTAGCGTTACTAAAACGCTCACCGCGCTGCTTGCCCTAGATAACCTACAGCAAAACAAAGATGAAAATTTTCGATATAAAACCCAGCTTCTTTCTTCGACACCTATAACTCAATATACTGATGAGTATGGATACTACAGTGGAGACTTGAAGCTAGTATTTTCAGGCGACCCAAGTTTAACCAGCAAACAGTTAGCGGGACTATTCGACCACCTAAACGCATTAGGCGTGAAAAAAATTGATGGTAACTTGTATGTTGAGCGCGACTTTATTGACACTAGTTACCCTGCTGGCTGGGTGTGGGACGACCTTGGTATTTGCTACGGCGCAGCTAACAAAGGTGTGGTTATCGATGGCAACTGCATTCGCGCTCAACTAACAGCAAATGATTACCAACAGAAAGCTAAAGTTTCACTAAAACCAAATGCCGAGCAAAAGCGATACTTGGGGCAAGCGTTAAATCAAGTGATAAATATCAAATCTGACGCTTGGTTTGAAAGGTATAGTGATACGCAATATAACCCTTGTGAGCTGTCGATGAGTCTTGCCACCGACAACGAGTATCAAATTAAGGGCTGCTTTGCTAATCGCCTCAAACTGCCATTGAACTTGGCAATCACAGACCCAGACAGTTATGCGTTAACCTTAATTGATGGTATGACTCGAGCGTTTGTGATTGGTTCAAACAATACCGATGGCGGGGTTATTGTTAACTCTCCCTACTCCCGCGCCAACGCCAACGCCAACGCCAACGCCAACGCCAACGCGCCGAGCTTATTAGCAGGTACAAACTTAATTCCACAAGTTAATGACAACGAACGAAATACTTTTCCATTCTTAGTTGCTGAACATCAATCTGAGCCACTAAATGTCCTTATTGGCACCATGTTGCAAAAGTCAGACAACCTCATTGCAGAAACCTTGCTTACGTCAGTAGCAATGCAGTCAGGCCTGACCCAACAAGGAAGCTATTTCAATCGAACATCAGCAATAAAGCAGTTACTAAAGAAAGCTGGCATTGAATCAAGTGGCAGCCATTTTGTCGATGGTTCAGGGCTATCGCGCTACAACATGACAAGCGCTCAACACCTTAAGCAAATTCTGCAGACGGCATACAGTCAATATGGCGATGAGTTTTACAATCTTATGCCGGTGAGTGGCTTATCTGGCACACTTAAGCACAAACCTCTGTATCAACAACAAGCAATTAAAGGTCGAGTATTTGCCAAAACAGGCAGTATGCATGGGGTTAACAACCTTATTGGACTTGCCAAAACACAGTCCCACGGCGACATATTATTTGTGTTACTTGAAAATGGCATAAATCCAGCCGATGAAGCCAAGCCAACTTTAATAGAAAATATGTTGCCTGAGCTGTTTATTGATTAACTAACACTACAGCCACTATCACAACTGCATTCACAACTGAGACCACAAAAATTCGCACAGTTGAAGTCCCCTCTACTCACAGTAATAACAACAAAAAAAGCCCAATCATTTGATTGGGCAAAGAGGATGACATAACGTCGAGAGTCTTAATTGCATAGATAATTGAACGGTTAACTTACCTAAATGATTAGCTGTTACTTTGGTTAATGCGCATGCTCACTTTAGACTCTGAGTGCGCCTCTAACCAATACTTTTGTAATACAGGATTTGCATGACCACTCTTTTCATCGAGTAGGTTCCACGACCCTTTCCAAATACCATCTGCGATGAGATGCACTACGGCGCTTTCAATGGCGGCTGCAACGCAAAGGCTCACTGGCTCGTTTGAGGTAAAGCCAGCTTCGGCCTCTAATAGTTCCTGAGCATCAATAAACTTAAACACGCCAGCGGTGATCTCTTTTGATATCACCGACTTTGTAGTAGTGACACTGCTCAGCAAGCGACCTGTACGGATATCAACGGCGCGTAGGTTTACAGTGATACGATCAACACGATATTGCCCAGAAGCGCCAATACCAAGATACCTTGCGCCTGCACCGCCAGTTTTTACGTTAGTGTCGTAGGCAACAATGCCGCCTTCCATTAACACCTGAGCGCTATTAAGTTGCGGTAAACCGTTAGCATTACCTTTTAAGCCTGCGCGAACAATCTTACGCTCAGTTAACAGGTTTTGAAGTCCTTCACGCTCTACTGGTACAAACCATGAGGAGTCGTTCAATGCTTGTGAAAGGAATGCCGTGCCACTTTGAGGTACTGCGGTCGAGAAGTTACTCGATGGGATCGGTTTATACTGCCCCGTTTGATCACGAAAGTCATAAACCGCAGCAACCATAACTCCTTGAGGCATAGGTAAACTCACCAAGTCTTGATAGGTCTCACCCTTTGGCATCAAGCTGGTTGTCGCCTCAATACCTTCGAACTCGCTTTCAACCGATGAGCATGCAGCCAATAGAGCCGCAATCGATAATACGATTAGCTTTTTCATATTACCCCCGGTTGTCTCATTACCGACAATTCCGCCTACTTCAATAATGGTGGTCTCACCGGTCAGTAAGTCAGTAATATGCACAAGTAGTGAGCCGTCTTCATTGACGACGTTGATCTCAAAGTCATCTGTTTTTAAATAGCCCTCGCCGCCGTTGGCTGCATCATTAAACAGCTGGCTCATTAATCGTGATTGCAATGAACTCGCAAGGCGGTCAAGTGCT
This DNA window, taken from Shewanella maritima, encodes the following:
- the dacB gene encoding D-alanyl-D-alanine carboxypeptidase/D-alanyl-D-alanine endopeptidase, with translation MVKQSKVLTPASRPAFIIHKAVAIFTTALLLATPTAKASSPVKTVDAKPLGADKLELASLTKTDNLSKRLQAVVESYTSASSSHVSALIWHPESNQTLVSYQSKHIMQPASVTKTLTALLALDNLQQNKDENFRYKTQLLSSTPITQYTDEYGYYSGDLKLVFSGDPSLTSKQLAGLFDHLNALGVKKIDGNLYVERDFIDTSYPAGWVWDDLGICYGAANKGVVIDGNCIRAQLTANDYQQKAKVSLKPNAEQKRYLGQALNQVINIKSDAWFERYSDTQYNPCELSMSLATDNEYQIKGCFANRLKLPLNLAITDPDSYALTLIDGMTRAFVIGSNNTDGGVIVNSPYSRANANANANANANAPSLLAGTNLIPQVNDNERNTFPFLVAEHQSEPLNVLIGTMLQKSDNLIAETLLTSVAMQSGLTQQGSYFNRTSAIKQLLKKAGIESSGSHFVDGSGLSRYNMTSAQHLKQILQTAYSQYGDEFYNLMPVSGLSGTLKHKPLYQQQAIKGRVFAKTGSMHGVNNLIGLAKTQSHGDILFVLLENGINPADEAKPTLIENMLPELFID
- a CDS encoding tRNA-uridine aminocarboxypropyltransferase; this encodes MRSSNKPPQVDVVEQLLKTSPAIKEPVHAVHRLYNYRKALSTKPFTARGKKLIRCPKCLLGVQFCTCEHRKFLSTNISVMLIMYDDEVLKPTNSGRLIADLIPNTSAYLWSRTEPNPDMLAQLADPQYQVFLVFPEQYIGSQQAIYNQIDASVLAPDKKPLLVFLDGSWRQAIKMFRKSPYLHTLSVLSIAPSQLATYALRKGSHEFQLGTAEVAALALEAAGERENGAALTAWFDLFVESSLLGRNRRQKEIIKPIELYINNFNDAVKKAASRS
- a CDS encoding CsgG/HfaB family protein, whose translation is MKKLIVLSIAALLAACSSVESEFEGIEATTSLMPKGETYQDLVSLPMPQGVMVAAVYDFRDQTGQYKPIPSSNFSTAVPQSGTAFLSQALNDSSWFVPVEREGLQNLLTERKIVRAGLKGNANGLPQLNSAQVLMEGGIVAYDTNVKTGGAGARYLGIGASGQYRVDRITVNLRAVDIRTGRLLSSVTTTKSVISKEITAGVFKFIDAQELLEAEAGFTSNEPVSLCVAAAIESAVVHLIADGIWKGSWNLLDEKSGHANPVLQKYWLEAHSESKVSMRINQSNS
- a CDS encoding RecQ family ATP-dependent DNA helicase — protein: MSNNTFNQPDNLHLESQLQQWFGFSQFNLGQKQVIQHLLAGQSSLAIFPTGSGKSLCYQFSALCLPNVTLVVSPLLALMKDQLAFLASKGVSAASIDSTLTFEQTKDVMQGVREGQIKILMVSVERFKNERFRRFLSSIAISMLVVDEAHCISEWGHNFRPDYLKLPQIRTEFNIAQVLLLTATAKRQVKLDMAAKFGINEQCIVQTGFERSNLHLQVMATPEHHKRQQLLASITPHQQQGNAGIVYVTLQQSAEDLASFLTSNGIEAQAYHAGLDTSQREQIQDDFMSGAVNIIVATIAFGMGVDKSDIRFVIHYDLPKSIENYSQEIGRAGRDGKDSQCITLANKDGINTIENFVYGDTPQKDDIAELIKIIHHNVDSGVWEMQESAISSQTNIRLLTLKTLLVQLEIRGVLQASYAYFADFKYKFELSESEILAKFNAERQQFLKQIFEFTAFKKIWGQLDFNALQQTFGHERSRVVAALEYLSEKNMISLETKKITQVYKVNQQLLAENNLVDELTAYFADTEHKEIARIHALVAFFETDQCISYRLAQYFDDHNAAVQCGRCSVCLGNAQVLPETQQSAVLNDQIIKGYIDEFCQLAQDKGFSAPDAYTKTKFLIGMVMPRYSRAKVRQLTGFATCQHIRFEHVLAQVKKLA